In a genomic window of Magnolia sinica isolate HGM2019 chromosome 14, MsV1, whole genome shotgun sequence:
- the LOC131225463 gene encoding uncharacterized protein LOC131225463, protein MEVSMEVEDDVFFADLSKQIALLIMDDEDERSHAHCPSVSLQAFSHVYHPLTTPAVVYDPNCMRGSKGTGVFIPRSSLPRRRNRSTRFTSSSHTKSCKHSDKSRVTNVTRSDADLSCNYCNSRVLRRHD, encoded by the exons ATGGAAGTTTCCATGGAAGTAGAGGATGACGTCTTCTTCGCAGACCTCAGTAAGCAAATCGCTCTTCTTATCATGGACGACGAGGATGAACGTTCTcatgcacactgtccatctgtctCCCTacag GCATTCTCACATGTATACCACCCTCTCACCACTCCCGCTGTGGTCTATGATCCGAATTGTATGAGAGGAAGCAAAGGAACTGGTGTTTTCATTCCCCGTTCGTCGTTGCCGAGGAGGAGGAACAGATCGACTAGGTTCACTTCCTCTTCCCACACAAAGTCCTGTAAACATTCTGATAAATCAAGAGTCACTAATGTAACTCGCAGCGACGCAGATTTGTCTTGTAATTACTGTAATTCAAGAGTGTTAAGGAGACATGATTGA